Genomic DNA from Paenibacillus borealis:
TGAATACGACTGATTATCCTGTACAAAAGCTATATCGATGCCCTGCTCTCTAAATTTCGCATCACTGAACGTCTCCATAAACCATCCCCGGTGATCACCGAACACCGCAGGTTCCACGATAAATACGCCAGGGAGCGCCGTTTCCGTTAATTTCATATCCTCCACACCTTTACTGCTTAATATTGAATCTTCCCGGTAGCTACCTTGATCAGATATTGGCCGTAGCCCGTCTTGCTTAGCTTCTGCCCGCAGCTTAACAGGTGTTCTTTCGTAATCCACCCATTAATATATGCAATCTCTTCAAGAGCGGCAATCTTAATCCCTTGATGGTCCTCAATCGTCCGGACAAAGTTCGTAGCATCCACCAGACTCTGATGAGTACCGGTATCCAGCCATGTGAAGCCTCGTCCCAGTAGTTCAACATCCAGCTCGCCCATTTTAAGATAGGCTTCATTAATGGAAGTAATCTCAAGTTCGCCTCTGGAGGAAGGCTGTACATTCTTAGCGATCTCTACAACACGGTTATCGTAGAAATAAAGACCTGTAATCGCATAATTAGACTTAGGCTGTGCCGGCTTCTCTTCCACGCTTAACACTTTGCCTTCATCGTTAAATTCAACCACACCGAAACGCTCGGGATCTTGTACGTGATAACCGAACACAGTCGCACCTTGTGCTTTGTCCGAAGCACGCTGAAGCATTTTACGGATTCCATTCCCGTAGTAAATATTATCTCCAAGAATCATAGCCACAGAGTCATCCCCAATAAACGCTTCCCCCAAAATAAAAGCCTGAGCTAGACCGTCAGGACTTGGTTGAACTATGTATTGCAGGGAAATACCGAACTGAGACCCGTCGCCAAATAGACTTTGGAATCTCGGAGTATCTTCAGGCGTGGAGATGATAAGGATCTCATTAATTCCGGCGAGCATTAGAGTAGATAACGGATAGTAGATCATTGGCTTGTCGTAAACGGGTAGAAGTTGTTTACTGGTTACCATGGTTAATGGGTAGAGGCGGGTTCCGGAGCCGCCGGCTAGGATTATGCCTTTCATATATATTCACCTCCAAATGTATTTTAGTGATAAAAAAACAACTTCTCTCCATCTTGAATTACTCGTTACAAACGAGAGTCTCAAATATTAGAGAGAAGTATATCTGACATATCGCAAATCTTATAAAAAATTCACGAAGATAAATCTTCTGCATTTCGAACAAGAATATTTTCAATAAACTCTCTAACTGCTCCGTCTCCACCATTAAACCTACTTGCGAAATTCACTAATTTTTTTATAGTATCCATCGCATCTGCTGGACACCCACTATAGCCACACAATTTCATGCATTCTAAATCATTTTCATCGTCTCCAATATAAGCTATATCATTAAATGCCAACTCGTATTTATCACTTATCATCTTCAAACCCGAAATCTTATCATGTATACCTTGGTATACATCAACTATATTTAATTCTCTAGCTCTATTGGCTACAATTTCTGAACTTCGAGCAGTTAATATAACGGGTTTAATCCCAATGGCATTTAATTTAGTAATTCCCAATCCATCTTTTACATTAAAAGCCTTCATTAATTCACCCTGTGGTCCAATGTAAATCTTCCCATCAGTTAATGTCCCATCTACATCCATTATAAGCATTTTTATCATATGATTATTCCTTTGTTCAAAATTGCTTGTATTCTAATGGTTCCTACTGCTTTGTTTTGCTTATCAACTACGGGTGCACATGATATGTTTTTTTCTTTTAGTATTTGAAGTGCTTCAACTGCCATACAATCATGCTTAACGGTGACAGGCGTTTTTGTCATGATCTCATCTACTGTTAGACCATAGACATCAACACCTTTTTCAAGTTGTCGTCTTAGATCTCCATCGGTTACAACACCAATAATATTAGCCTCATTATCGACTACGGTAACTATTCCAAGACCTTTTTTACCCATTTCAATAATTGCACTTTTTAAAGTAACATCTTGTTGTATCATTGCATTATCTTCTCCATACGCCATTACATCTTGAACTTTAATCAATAACTTTTTACCTAATGAACCTGCAGGATGAAATAATGCAAATTTCGTTTCAGTAAATCCATATACCTTTGACGCTACAACAGCTAAAGCATCTCCGTAAACTAAAGCAGCTGTCGTGCTTGAAGTTGGAGCTAAATTCAGGTAACAAGCCTCCTCAAAATTTGGAAATACCTGTGAATAGTCACTATACTTCACTAATGTAGAATCAGCATTACCTGAGATTCCTATCAAGGTTGCACCAATTGCCTTAATATTAGCCAGCACTCTAGTAATCTCTTCGCTTTCACCGCTATAGCTTAAAGCAATTACGACGTCATCATTAGTGACCATTCCCAAATCCCCATGAAGAGCTTCTCCAGGATGTAAATAGAATGCCGGTCCCCCAAGACTTGCCATTGTTGCAGCAATCTTACGTGCAATATGCCCCATCTTACCCATACCAGTGACTACCACTTTCCCTCTGCATTCTGTTACAATTCTTAAAATATTGCTAAAATCGTCATTTAAATGATCTCTTACAAGCTCAAGTGCTCTAATTTCTATATCAAAGACTCTTTTGGCTTGATCTACATAGTCCATGCTTCTAGCCCCTATTCTATTAATTCACAGCATGATATACCTTTATTAATTTTTCTAAGATTGATTTTAAGTCACTTAACTTAACCATATTAGGACCATCAGATTTTGCATTATCTGGATCAGGATGAACTTCCATAAACAGCGCATCTATTCCTACGGCCATTGCAGCTCTAGCTAGATATTGGACATGGTCTCTATTACCACCAGTTGCATCCCCTTTTCCACCTGGCTTTTGTACACTATGAGTAGCATCAAACACAACTGGATATCCAAATTTCTTCAACTCTACTAAACCGGTCATGTCAACAACTAGAGTGTTATACCCAAACGTAGTACCACGTTCGCAGAGCATAATATTTGTATTTCCACCTTCTTCTAATTTCCGAACAACATTTTTCATATCCCAAGGTGCAAGAAATTGTGCCTTTTTAACATTAATGATTTTCCCAGTTCTCGCTGCAGCAACCAGTAAATCTGTCTGTCTACACAAAAAAGCTGGAATTTGAATTATATCAGCAACTTTTGAAACAGGCCCAGCTTGGTATGGTTCATGAATATCAGTTGCAATCTTTAAATTATACGTATCCTTTACCTTTTGTAAAATCCTAAGACCTTCCTCAAGCCCTGGTCCTCTAAAAGAATCAATTGAAGTTCTATTAGCCTTATCAAATGAAGCTTTAAAATAATAATCAATTCCTAGTTCGTCTGTTATTTCTTTTACCTCTTTCGCAATCTGTAATACTAATTCCTCACTCTCAATTACACAAGGTCCAGCTATTAATTTAAACATAATTCCACTCCTCTTATTTATCTTTTATTATTCGTAATGCAAAATCATAGTCTTCTCTGGTATCAATATCGACTGCCTCAACACTATCAACTTCTTGTATATACGGGTTGAATCCAATCCTTCTATGAAATTTAGTAAATATCTCTTTTTCAAACATGAAAAAGGCACTTGTTTCTACATAAATAGGTTCCATATCTTGAGTACGGGGTACATCATTAAGGTCATAGTTCACGGGTTCGCCCTTATACCATGCAAAAGTCTGTATTTTCTGTGCGGAGAAAGCAGAATCATGACCTTCATTCAAAATATAATTTAATGAATTACTAATAGATTCAGTTTTTATGAATGGTGAAGTCGTGTGTGCTAAAACATAAATATCTGCATCCACTTGATTAATAAAGGCTTCGTAGATTTCAAACCCCTTTACCATATCACCGTCTAATTTCGGATCTCTTTTTAGAAATTTCGCTTCTGAGGGTATATAATTTTTTACTTCCTCATCACTACAAAAAACATAGATTTCGTCAATGCTTTCGACATTATTCAAGGTATCAACAATATGCCAGCATAACGGAAGCCCCGCTATTGGAAGAATATTTTTATGAGGCAGTCTTTGACTATTTAGTTTTATTGGAACAAAAGCTACTACTTTTCTATTACTCAAAAATTAACCCTACCTTCTGAATATTATTTAAGCAAAGACGAAAATCTTCCTTTTTTAACTGAAAAGATGATGTATATACCAAAACCAACAATAGCTAAAGACCATCTAGCCACAATATAATCCATAAGAACATAAGTTAACCCTACAGATAGAAACATCCAACCTATAGGTTTTATATACACCCTAAATGGAAATAAACCTTTGTCTAATTTCCTAGCAGCACGATAATGAATAACAAATGAAATTATATATGCTGCAACAGTAGTATAAGCTGCACCCAACGCTCCATACTTTGGAATGAATATAAAGTTCAATCCCAAATTCACTAAAGCAGCAATGATTGTGTTAGTTGCAATTACTTTAGTCGATTTATAATAGTATTCTAGATTAACAGATATTGA
This window encodes:
- the kdsA gene encoding 3-deoxy-8-phosphooctulonate synthase codes for the protein MFKLIAGPCVIESEELVLQIAKEVKEITDELGIDYYFKASFDKANRTSIDSFRGPGLEEGLRILQKVKDTYNLKIATDIHEPYQAGPVSKVADIIQIPAFLCRQTDLLVAAARTGKIINVKKAQFLAPWDMKNVVRKLEEGGNTNIMLCERGTTFGYNTLVVDMTGLVELKKFGYPVVFDATHSVQKPGGKGDATGGNRDHVQYLARAAMAVGIDALFMEVHPDPDNAKSDGPNMVKLSDLKSILEKLIKVYHAVN
- a CDS encoding cytidylyltransferase domain-containing protein, giving the protein MSNRKVVAFVPIKLNSQRLPHKNILPIAGLPLCWHIVDTLNNVESIDEIYVFCSDEEVKNYIPSEAKFLKRDPKLDGDMVKGFEIYEAFINQVDADIYVLAHTTSPFIKTESISNSLNYILNEGHDSAFSAQKIQTFAWYKGEPVNYDLNDVPRTQDMEPIYVETSAFFMFEKEIFTKFHRRIGFNPYIQEVDSVEAVDIDTREDYDFALRIIKDK
- the rfbA gene encoding glucose-1-phosphate thymidylyltransferase RfbA; translated protein: MKGIILAGGSGTRLYPLTMVTSKQLLPVYDKPMIYYPLSTLMLAGINEILIISTPEDTPRFQSLFGDGSQFGISLQYIVQPSPDGLAQAFILGEAFIGDDSVAMILGDNIYYGNGIRKMLQRASDKAQGATVFGYHVQDPERFGVVEFNDEGKVLSVEEKPAQPKSNYAITGLYFYDNRVVEIAKNVQPSSRGELEITSINEAYLKMGELDVELLGRGFTWLDTGTHQSLVDATNFVRTIEDHQGIKIAALEEIAYINGWITKEHLLSCGQKLSKTGYGQYLIKVATGKIQY
- a CDS encoding KpsF/GutQ family sugar-phosphate isomerase encodes the protein MDYVDQAKRVFDIEIRALELVRDHLNDDFSNILRIVTECRGKVVVTGMGKMGHIARKIAATMASLGGPAFYLHPGEALHGDLGMVTNDDVVIALSYSGESEEITRVLANIKAIGATLIGISGNADSTLVKYSDYSQVFPNFEEACYLNLAPTSSTTAALVYGDALAVVASKVYGFTETKFALFHPAGSLGKKLLIKVQDVMAYGEDNAMIQQDVTLKSAIIEMGKKGLGIVTVVDNEANIIGVVTDGDLRRQLEKGVDVYGLTVDEIMTKTPVTVKHDCMAVEALQILKEKNISCAPVVDKQNKAVGTIRIQAILNKGIII
- a CDS encoding KdsC family phosphatase, with the translated sequence MIKMLIMDVDGTLTDGKIYIGPQGELMKAFNVKDGLGITKLNAIGIKPVILTARSSEIVANRARELNIVDVYQGIHDKISGLKMISDKYELAFNDIAYIGDDENDLECMKLCGYSGCPADAMDTIKKLVNFASRFNGGDGAVREFIENILVRNAEDLSS